The Dama dama isolate Ldn47 chromosome 29, ASM3311817v1, whole genome shotgun sequence DNA window GCCTGATTTCCCTTAGCTGCCTCCACAACCTCATGTGGTTGCATCACCGCAGTGATCACTACACTATATGGCATTTACTGTCTCTCCTAGGCATCCTCATGTATTTAATCTTTATCCCCAGCACACAGCACCATACTTGAGTATACCCTCAATGAATGTctgctgaaaaaataaatgaataactgcataatcttttttttgtagtttatttaacatgtattttataataattttgtattgATGTCTTGCCTGATATTAATCAATATATGAGAACACATTGTGTTACATCTCAGTTTTTTTTACGAGCACaaaatcaaaaatatatttacaagctTTCAGGAGACATATACGTTGGCGCTAAACAAGGTGATAACGtgtaaaatagtatttttaagtatttaattaCTTCAGACATCTCAGTACGGAAATGAgagcattttcttttattcttaaccATGTTTTTATTCTGAGTTACATCCCAGCAGGTGAAACTGCTTGCTCTCTTCCAATGATCTGGGCTCAAAAGACAAATACAGCTGCCGATGTCTTCATCGTATTCACTGATAACGAGACCTTTGCTGGAAGTGTCCATCCTGCTATAGCTCTTCCAGGGTTGTTAAAatgattgttattgtttagtcgctaagtcatgtccgactcttgtgattcCTCAGACTGTAGtcatccagactcctctgtccgtgggattttccaggcaagaatactggagtgggttgccatttccttctccaataacctCGTAATCTTAACCCAGcattttccaaacattttttaCAGAATGGTTCTACCAACTCACTTATACTACCACCAAAAGTATCATTGAGTTTCCTATTACTCCATATTCTCACTATCACTTGATAGTCTTAgacttaaatttaaaacattgtaTTCGGCCTGTGGTGGTATCTCACCCTAGTTTTTGTGTCTTTAATACGCTAATAGATATGGTTTTAAGACAAGGTTTTCCCCCCCAACATGTAATACTAAGATTTTCTGAAAGAGTGAATGCAAAGTCCCTATAGTTAGACTTTTTCAAATAATGGTCGGAAAGCCATTGACTCTGGAGCAAGATGCAGAACTGTAGTCAAGATCTTGGAATCAGAACGAAAATTTATctcagcagtggttctcaaatttttgTATTCACATGAAAACCCAGTGTCCTTGTTAAAATTGAACATTCTTGGGTTGTATCACCCAGAAATTCTGAGTCAGTAGTTCAGAGACTGAGCCCTaatatctacattttaaaataagtttctcACGTGATTCTGATGCAGTTGACTTTCAGTCCACAGAATAAAAAGCACTGTTTAGAGAATAAGGTTTCTTCCTAAacaagcatttgttgttgtttttgttgttgtttagtcactaagtcgtgtctgactctttgtgactctgttggctgtagcctaccaggctacagttggatttcccaggcaagaatactggagtgagttgccatttccttttcaaagggatcttcctgacccagggatcaaaccttcatctcctgcattggcaggcggattctttactgatgaacTACCAGGGAACAAAATTAGAGAAGTTTAAAATATACCCTGCAATAAGCGAAAACCTCTGATTGTGTTGCAAAATCAAGAGTAATTATGGGGAAGTGGTATGGTGAAAGAGCATTGGTGCTGCTTTCAGAAGAGGTGCATTTGAGACTCAGGGTGTGTCATCTTAGGCAAATCCCTTAACCTTCCTGAGTTTCCATTTTTCACCTAAAATTAGTATTAAACCTATCCTACCAACCTTGCAAACCTGTGTAATGGTTAAAATGATAGAGTGGGAAGGCCCATACAAAAGTAAGAtctaaaaaaacagaagaaaaaaaaaaaagtaagatctaATCATTGTTAAAGTAAtgatgattgttttttttttttaatgtattattttatttatgtattttgctatttatttttggctgtgctgggtctctgttactgtgcaggcttttctctcattgcagcaagcagggtctactctttgttgcagtgggCAGGCTTTTCATTGaactggcttctcttgtcgcagagcactaGGCTCTAGGAcacacaggctttagtagttgtgactTGtgcgctcagtagttgcagttcctgtTTACCCAGCTATAGaggacaggctcaatagttgtggcacaagggcttagttgctccacagcatgtggcatcttctaggaccagggatcaaaattgtgcctcctgcattggcaggtggattatttaccgctGAGCCTGGGTAATTAATGAGCCTGGTAATTCCAGGGAAGCAACCCTTCctgaattaaagaaacaatatttAGCCTCAGGAGCATTTATTTCTTAGAATAACCTCAGCTGCTCTCTACGAAAAGGAAAACTgtaaaaacattttatgtttgCAAAGAAAATCTTGAGTGACAAGACCGGGGATTCAAATCAATTTTGAGACAAGACCAGGATTCTAATCTTACTAACCCACGTCACTTTTCATCATACATTACTCAAATACCTTTCTCATTCTTTATTATAATCCACAGAGCAAGTGATTCCGACACACACCTGAATCTGAGCACCTCTGCTCTACTGCATTAGGTGTAATAGTGGGGTGGTGATCGTTGTCTTTATCTTTTATTGTACTTATTTGATAAAAAAGCTTTATTGAGGCATTATTCACATGCATACAATTCACCAATCTAAAttgtacaattcaatggtttgAGTATAATCACAGAGTTGTGCAGCTATCTCCACTatcaattttacattttcatcacccaGAAAGAACTTCCCGGACAGCAGTCATTCTGTGTTCTCCCTTCCCCTCAGCCATTGCCaaacactaatctactttctgtatgGATTTTCCACTTAAGACCTTTCATATAAAGGGAAACATATAACATGTAGCCTTTTGTgattgtcttctttcacttagcagatTTTCAAGGACTAcgctgtcttttaaaattatcagTGTATCAACCGTAGATATAGTTTAGAAATAAGACGAAAAAACCCATAATCCCATTCTAATAGTTATtatcatacttttatttttccccctctgaAGGTGCATTTTCATCTTATTGGAAAACAGATGGAGAGCGACCCTCGCTCCCACCACGACCCCACGAATCCCGCGCCACCGGACTCCCAGCCTCCCAAAGCCCGGACTAAGGGGAGCCATGGCAGGGGAGGAAAAagcggccccgccccgccgctcCCCGCCGGCGCCTCACTGACGTCACTGCTCCGGGACGTAGACCCCCGCCCTCCTTCCCCGTCGCGGTTGCTTTGACAGAACGCGATGGCGGCGTCCGGGTCTGCCGGAGTACCGGCGACCGTGTCGGGAAAGCAAGAGTTTTACCAGCTTCTGAAGAACCTGATCAATCCAAGCTGTATGGTGCGGCGGCAGGCAGAGGAAATCTATGAAAATATCCCAGGTCTGTGTAAGACTACATTCCTCTTAGATGCCGTCAGAAATAGAAGAGCGGGTTATGAGGTGAGACAAATGGCTGCCGCCCTGCTACGACGGCTTTTGTCCTCTGGGTTTGAGGAAGTCTATCCAAATCTGCCTTCTGATGTTCAGAGGGACGTCAAGATTGAACTGATACTGGCTGTTAAGTTAGAAACACATGCTAGTATGAGGAAAAAACTTTGTGACATTTTTGCAGTGCTGGCCAGGAATTTGATAGATGAGGATGGCACTAACCACTGGCCTGAAGGTCTGAAGTTCCTTGTTGACTCAATCTACTCTAAAAATGTGGTTCTATGGGAAGTTGCACTTCACGTTTTCTGGCACTTTCCGGGGATTTTTGGGAACCAGGAGCGGCACGATTTGGATATCATCAAACGGTTGTTGGACCAGTGTATTCAAGATCAAGAACATCCAGCAATCAGGACATTATCTGCTAGAGCTGCAGCTGCATTTGTACTTGCTAATGAGAATAATATTGGTCTTTTCAAAGACTTTGCAGACTTGCTTCCTGGAATCTTACAGGCTGTGAATGATTCATGCTACCAGGATGATGATTCAGTGCTAGAATCCCTTGTGGAGATTGCAGATACTGTACCTAAATATTTGGGTCCTTATTTAGAAGATACTCTGCAACTGAGTCTAAAGTTATGTGGAGACTCTAGACTTAGTAATCTGCAACGCCAGCTGGCACTTGAAGTAATAGTGACCTTGTCTGAAACTGCCACCCCAATGTtgaaaaaacatacaaatattaTTGCACAGGCAGTTCCTCATATATTAGCAATGATGGTTGATCTACAAGATGATGAGGACTGGGTAAATGCTGATGAAATGGAAGAAGATGATTTTGACAGCAATGCAGTTGCTGCTGAGAGTGCATTAGACAGACTGGCTTGTGGGCTCGGTGGAAAACTTGTTTTACCAATGACTAAGGACCATATCATGCAGATGCTACAGAGCCCTGACTGGAAATACCGACATGCTGGATTAATGGCCTTATCTGCTATTGGAGAAGGATGCCATCAACAAATGGAATCAATTTTAGATGAAACAGTTAactctgttttgctttttcttcaggATCCTCATCCAAGGGTGAGGGCAGCAGCCTGTACTACACTTGGACAAATGGCTACAGATTTTGCACCTAACTTCCAAAAGAAATTCCATGAAACTGTGATTGCAGCTCTGTTGCGTACTATGGAAAATCAAGGTAATCAGCGTGTACAGTCACATGCAGCTTCTgcacttattatttttattgaagactGCCCCAAATCATTGCTGGTTCTATATTTGGATAGTATGGTAAGAAATCTACATTCCATCTTGGTGATTAAACTTCAAGAGTTGATTCGCAATGGAACTAAGTTGGCCTTAGAACAGCTTGTGACAACCATTGCCTCAGTTGCAGATACAATAGAAGAAAAATTTGTACCATACTATGATATATTTATGCCCTCACTAAAGCATACTGTTGAGCTTGCTGTTCAAAAGGAACTCAAACTTCTGAAAGGAAAGACTATTGAATGCATTAGCCATGTTGGTCTTGCTGTTGGTAAAGAAAAATTTATGCAAGATGCATCAAATGTGATGCAGTTATTGTTGAAGACACAATCAGACTTAAATAATATGGAAGATGATGACCCTCAGACCTCTTACATGGTTTCAGCATGGGCTAGAATGTGTAAAATTCTTGGAAGTGATTTTCAACAGTACCTTCCACTGGTTATTGAGCCTCTTATTAAGACTGCTTCAGCTAAACCTGACGTTGCTCTCTTAGACACACAAGATGTGGAGAATATGAGTGATGATGATGGATGGCAATTTGTAAATCTTGGAGACCAGCAAAGTTTTGGAATTAAAACTTCAGGACTTGAAGCAAAAGCAACTGCTTGCCAGATGTTGGTTTATTATGCTAAGGAGTTAAGAGAAGGATTTGTGGACTATACAGAACAAGTTGTAAAACTGATGGTTCctttattgaaattttatttccatgacAATGTTCGAGTGGCAGCTGCAGAGTCCTTGCCTTTTCTCCTGGAATGTGCAAGAATTCGTGGGCCAGAGTATCTTGCACAGATGTGGCAATTCATATGTGATCCCTTAATCAAGGCTATTGGGACCGAACCTGATACAGATGTACTCTCAGAAATAATGAATTCTTTTGCAAAATCCATTGAAGTAATGGGAGATGGGTGCCTTAATGATGAACACTTGGAAGAACTGGGAGAAATACTGAAAGCAAAACTTGAAGGGCACTTTAAAAACCAAGAACTAAGACAGGTTAAAAGACAGGAAGAAAACTATGATCAACAGGTTGAAATGTCTCTGCAAGATGAGGATGAATGTGATGTTTATATTCTGACCAAAGTATCAGATATTTTGCACTCATTATTTAGTACTTACAAGGAAAAGATTTTACCGTGGTTTGAACAGCTACTTCCATTAATTGTAAATCTAATTTGTTCTAATAGGCCATGGCCAGACAGACAGTGGGGATTGTGCATATTTGATGATATCATAGAGCACTGCAGTCCAACCTCATTTAAATATGTTGAATATTTTCGGTGGCCAATGCTACTAAATATGCGAGACAACAACCCTGAAGTCAGGCAAGCTGCTGCTTATGGCCTGGGTGTTATGGCACAGTTTGGTGGAGATGATTATCGTTCTTTATGTTCAGAAGCTGTTCCGCTGCTGGTAAAAGTTATTAAGTGTGCAAAttccaaaaccaaaaaaaatgtCATTGCTACAGAGAACTGTATCTCAGCAGTAGGGAAGATTTTGAGGTTTAAGCCTAACTGTGTAAATGTAGATGAAGTTCTTCCACACTGGTTGTCATGGCTTCCACTGCATGAGGATAAAGAGGAAGCTATTCAGACTTTGAGTTTTCTCTGTGACTTAATTGAAAGTAACCACCCCATTGTACTTGGTCCAAATAATTCCAATCTTCCAAAAATAATTAGTATAATTGCAGAAGGAAAAATTAATGAGACTATTAACTATGAAGATCCTTGTGCCAAACGCCTAGCTAATGTTGTACGTCAGGTACAGACTTCTGAAGAATTATGGTTGGAATGCATTTCCCATCTTGATGATGAGCAGCAGGAAGCCTTACAGGAATTGCTAAATTTTGCTTGAAGCACTTTAATATTACTTGAATGTCATCCCCCATAAAAGTAACTCCAAATAAGTGTTGTGAGTGGATTCCATTATGGTTGAGAGATCTGTTCTCTCCCTGCTAAGCAGTTTATATTCCTTCCCAGTGTTTCTCCATGATTAGTCAGTGTTATAGCCTCTGTTTACCTCGCATGTTTTATCAAACACAGACCTTGGTGATAACCTGTGCTTCTGTTGTCTTAAAATGTTTGTCACCTATTCTCTATTTGATGTGAAGTATGTACGTTGTTGCTATTTGTCTAAattcctgatgctgggcaagcaGTGTGCTTGGTGTTCAGGGTGTCGTGCTGCCTAACACAAGATGTTAAGAGTGCACAAAGATGGGATAGAAGAACTTCCAGGACAAACTCTTTGGAATTGTGAATGAAGAATATAGTGGCAGGCTTATTCCTCTATGATACGCCTAGTTTTCATAGTAATGGGAGGATACTGGTATTGGAAAAGAGTTTTGAGATACTGCAGAGGATGTGGCGAGTTTTCTCCATAATCAAAGAACTTTTTAATAATGTCCTCCTGAGGCTGAGACATATCCATATTCTAGTTCCCAAGGTGTCCAGCTGATAGTTAAGAGAACTTTAAAATCTTGGCCAGATCAGTTTGTCTGTTTTAACTTATCCAGGACCACAGGACTCTTCAAGGACTCTTAAGGACCACAGTTACTGTAAAGGGTATCCTGGTACATCTAACATTGGTAGCATATAATGTACTGTTACAGTATTTGACAAAGAGTAAATGATTATTTGTGGGAGTCAATCACTGTTAGGTGTTTGAGAagaatattgcattgtgtatgtATGCCATTTTTCCCTGCAAAGcgttcaacaagagaagccctgaTTCAAAATGGGGcttaaatttctattttgaagAAACTCTTAGTTGTATAGTAGCATTAAAGAGAATTCAATTGTGATCATGAAAGGGAAGCAAAATTAATctttaaacatgaaaaagaaaacagctttgAGACAACCATTGATTTAGCAGTAAGCGTGGAGTCTAAGAAAACAGTTCTAAAAATCTGGGGTTACTTATATTAATTACAATGTTGGTCTTTAATCTCAGGCTTTTTGTAGGGTAGAAAAAAAAGCTTTCTACTCAGCAAATTATTTATCCAGAATTTAAGAACAAATACATCTGTCACGGATTTCCTGGGGCTGTTATGAGTACTGTGTATGTAAAGTATTTAGTGAGTATTTAAGACctagtaagtgcttaataaacgGTAGCTGTTACTGCTGTTGGTGTTTGTACCTCTTCTGTGTTCTCTTTTATGGTATGGAATTCCTTTTACATTAAAATCTCCCTGTTTCCCCTCCTACTAGTTCATGAGCAGGCCATCGAGGCCACTGTGGACAGAGATACAAAATTGagattttaaatatgtaattccTATACATTCCCTGCAATTATTTATTgttaatgaagggaaaaaaagaaaaggacattgTTGGGGTATAGTCATAATTTTAataagattaaatttaaaagtatacaTGAATAAACAGGAAAACCCCACCACAAAGTATCAATAGAGGTTTTCTATGGACGGTCTGATTGAAAGGcagtttttcttctcatttatctGTACTTCCTAAAAGCTCAAAGACCTAATTCTACTTTCATAATAGTTAAGATAAAAGTTAAGATAaaagtatagtccatggggtcccaaagagtccacagggctgagtgactttcactcatggGCTCTGAGAGAGAATACTGTAAATGCCTAATAAATTACAAATGTCTGATGAGGTAAGAGGAGATCTAGATAAACTAGATgatgggtgtgtgtttgtgtgtgtgtgtgtgggggggttgtGAATACCCTAAAACCTTAAAAGCGCCCCCATTCAACTCTTACCTAAGACTGCTATCTAACATACTGGACCcctctcccccctgccccccaaaaaaggaaaaagctttttagttttgaATTTTATCAGTGCTTTAAAGGTCCACACTGATGGGAAGTAAAACAGTCTTAAGAGTCAAAATATCCCAATCATTTTGTTATAcatctttacttttaaaatgtttactttctaAGATTTTGATTTTGTATTCAAGTAATTCCACGTTTCAAGCAAGAGCGTCCTGTGTAAGCAGAAAAAGGAATATGTGCATCTTTGAAAAAGAACGTGAGAAAATAGTAATATCTGCATTAAGGAACCGTTCGTTAGTTACTTTCTCCTCATTTTTAAGCAATATGTCAACTAATGGAATGATAACCTCACTTAAGACATTCCCtaaacagtaattttaaaatgtgagattGAAAGGTCATGCTAACGACTGTTAAATGCTGCAGTTctgatttgaaatatttgaagactaAGTCCCAAGGACTTTAAATAAGGTTCCATTCCCTTCCTTTACTCTTTTTAGCAGATGTCAAAAATTGAGAAGGTGGGgatgttttttcattttaacgGAAAAcatgggattaatttccaaaataggaACTGATGTTAAGACTTGGGGACAGGAGTTTTAGAAATTCGAGTTCTacacatctctttttcttttgcatgtgaacaTATGTTCCAATTAGTCGAGTTCTTGAACCTTTCTAAACTTTACAAAATGCCAATTCTACGTTGAAAAAATAGCAgtcacggggtgggggtgggggggcagtgtgCAAAGGGAAATTTTTAACAACAGTAGATAGGATTTACACTCGATGTCTACTTACAATTCACTTTCCATCAACGAAAGTTGTCTAGCAAGCGCCTGCAGGATTAATTTTAGCTTTTAGCGCTAATTGGTGTCTCGCGGAACAACTATCCTCTTAGCACAGCCCACTTCTAAAACCCTTTCAGCCTCCCACTCAGGAGGTGGCGAGCAAAGCCCGGCGGCCGCTTTGCTTCTCTCTTCACTCCGCCCCTTCCAGTTGGCTACAAACTGATGACATCATTGCTCCGCGCAACCTACCAGGCCTCAGGGTCTGAAGCTGAGACGAAGTCCTGGCTTTCACGTAGCGGTACGTGAGGTGGGGGTGGCAGTGTTCTACTACGCATGCTCACCGTCGACGGCGACGGTgcctctttctttgcttttttccacAGCTCGCCCCAACCTGGAGAGCCGGGGCAGGGGGGGGGGCTGAGtgccctcccccttctctcccgGCCCCTCCTCTTCCCCCCGCCCAGTAGGGCTTCTAACTGACAGTTGTCGCCAGGCCCCGTCCTCGCGCCGCCTCCTCTTGCCTGGGTCCCCCGCAGGTAGAGAGGGGCGGGAGGGGGtgtgagggagaggaggaggaggagcccgAGCCGCGGTGGCCCGGCGTTTCGGCGCCCTCCGGGGAGGCTAGAGAAGAAGCCCACTTTCCTCCTCGCCCCCTCCCTGCCTTCAGGCCGGCCCGGGAGGGGGTGGGGCGCGGAGGCCAAGCCAGGCCTGGCGGGTTAAGAGCGGCCGGGCGGGGCGCGAAGGGGTGAGGCAGGCTAGGGCCGTGCGCGCGCGCCGCCgccggggggaggggagaggagggcacCTAGgctctcctcttctctcccccctcccccgcgcCCCATGTAACCCCGCCCCGCCGGCGGCAAGCTCGAGACCCCCGCGCGCACCGAGCCGAGCCGGCGGCTGAGGAGAGCGAGGCCCGATGCGGCTGAGGCTGCGCGGCGCCCCTGAGCCCTGAGGAAGCGGTCCGCGCTCACGCGTGCCCCGGCGCCTCGAGCGGCCCCTGCACACCGCCCAACCTGGGCCTGCCGGAGGCATGAGCGTGCCGGGGAAGCCGGGGGAGATGAAGCCGGCCGGAGAAGAGGAGCGGCCGCTGCCGGCGGCCGAGGAAGAGGACGACGACGAGTTGGTGGCAGCGGCCCCGGCCTCACGGTCGACCCGAAGGAGTGCCTCCTCGAGGGAGGACGCGGACGACGACGAAGAGGAGGAGGCGATGGTGGTCGGGGGCGGTGGCTGCAAGGAGCAGGAGCTGACCTACGAGCTGCAGCAGGGCTACCGCATCCTGGGCGAGTTCCTGCAGGAGAAGCACCGAGGCCTCACCGCCCCATTCCTCCAGCCCTTGGGGGGCgttgccaccagggaagaggaGGCGGCCGAGGGGCCGCGCGGCGGAGGCCGGGGCAGTCGCGCCCTCCCGCAGCAGCCCGGTCAGGGCATGTGTCTGCTGAAGATGGAGGAGAAGTTCGCCAGCGGCCAGTACGGGGGCATCACCGAGTTCGTGGCGGACTTCAGGTTGATGCTGGAGACGTGCTACCGCCAGCATGGAGTGGACCACTGGATCTCCAAACAGGGCCAGAAGCTGGAGATGATGCTGGAGCAGAAGTTGGCGCTTCTTTCTCGGTGAGTGAGCCCAGTTCCCGGCGGGACTGACGGACTGACACAAACACACCCTCGCACGTGTCCGAGGATGGGTTGGGCCAGGGGCCGGGGGGCGTCGCTGATAGGTGCTGAGTCAGAACCCCGGGAGGAGGAGCAGTGCTGGGCGGGGGCCCGCAGGGGTGTGGTGGGTGTGGGCCGAAAGAACCCCACGCCCAGGCGGGAAAGAAGCCGAGGAGAAAGCAGAGAACCGAGCGCTGAAGAGCAGGTAAAGTTTGtggaagtaaagtgaaaaggtGCCCGTAGGAAGAATTACAGGAGTAGGGAGAGAAAAAGTTTTAGTGGGATGGAAGTTGGCTTTGCAACTTTTATTAGACAGTTTTGGCAAGAAAATTTTAAACGTGTTTGGAATGAAATATCATTAGAAATGTATTTTGGCGCTTGTAAAAGCTGGTTTCAAACTTAAGGTTATATCGTTTTAATATTCAGCTCGGTCATTGGAGATGTATAGTGTTATTAAGTGGTTAACAGTTACTGTGGCATATTCTTGGTTTTTTCTCTCAGCTTCATCTGAGAGGACTGAATTTGGTATCAACACAAACATTTTAATACGCTTAGGATGTTGGTATTCTTTCTCCCAGAAGTcataggcaggtcaggtggctcGACGCTCTGTCGTGCACTCTAGGTAGGTGGGTGAGAGGGTGAGTGGGTGTGTGCGCCCTCGGTACACTCCAGGTGGGTgggtgtgcttagtcgctcagtcgtgtccgactcttcgcgacgcCATTGATTGTACCCCGCccggtcctctgtccatggggattcttcaggcaagaatactggagtgggttgccttgccctcctcacaCTTTAGGTATACTCCACCCGTATATCTActcaattatttttcctttgtaagAAGTGATAATGTAACACAGGAGGCTACcaaaataaacatattaattTATATCTCTGTGATT harbors:
- the RANBP6 gene encoding ran-binding protein 6 isoform X3, which produces MAASGSAGVPATVSGKQEFYQLLKNLINPSCMVRRQAEEIYENIPGSSSKGEGSSLYYTWTNGYRFCT
- the RANBP6 gene encoding ran-binding protein 6 isoform X1 codes for the protein MAASGSAGVPATVSGKQEFYQLLKNLINPSCMVRRQAEEIYENIPGLCKTTFLLDAVRNRRAGYEVRQMAAALLRRLLSSGFEEVYPNLPSDVQRDVKIELILAVKLETHASMRKKLCDIFAVLARNLIDEDGTNHWPEGLKFLVDSIYSKNVVLWEVALHVFWHFPGIFGNQERHDLDIIKRLLDQCIQDQEHPAIRTLSARAAAAFVLANENNIGLFKDFADLLPGILQAVNDSCYQDDDSVLESLVEIADTVPKYLGPYLEDTLQLSLKLCGDSRLSNLQRQLALEVIVTLSETATPMLKKHTNIIAQAVPHILAMMVDLQDDEDWVNADEMEEDDFDSNAVAAESALDRLACGLGGKLVLPMTKDHIMQMLQSPDWKYRHAGLMALSAIGEGCHQQMESILDETVNSVLLFLQDPHPRVRAAACTTLGQMATDFAPNFQKKFHETVIAALLRTMENQGNQRVQSHAASALIIFIEDCPKSLLVLYLDSMVRNLHSILVIKLQELIRNGTKLALEQLVTTIASVADTIEEKFVPYYDIFMPSLKHTVELAVQKELKLLKGKTIECISHVGLAVGKEKFMQDASNVMQLLLKTQSDLNNMEDDDPQTSYMVSAWARMCKILGSDFQQYLPLVIEPLIKTASAKPDVALLDTQDVENMSDDDGWQFVNLGDQQSFGIKTSGLEAKATACQMLVYYAKELREGFVDYTEQVVKLMVPLLKFYFHDNVRVAAAESLPFLLECARIRGPEYLAQMWQFICDPLIKAIGTEPDTDVLSEIMNSFAKSIEVMGDGCLNDEHLEELGEILKAKLEGHFKNQELRQVKRQEENYDQQVEMSLQDEDECDVYILTKVSDILHSLFSTYKEKILPWFEQLLPLIVNLICSNRPWPDRQWGLCIFDDIIEHCSPTSFKYVEYFRWPMLLNMRDNNPEVRQAAAYGLGVMAQFGGDDYRSLCSEAVPLLVKVIKCANSKTKKNVIATENCISAVGKILRFKPNCVNVDEVLPHWLSWLPLHEDKEEAIQTLSFLCDLIESNHPIVLGPNNSNLPKIISIIAEGKINETINYEDPCAKRLANVVRQVQTSEELWLECISHLDDEQQEALQELLNFA
- the RANBP6 gene encoding ran-binding protein 6 isoform X2, which encodes MAASGSAGVPATVSGKQEFYQLLKNLINPSCMVRRQAEEIYENIPGLCKTTFLLDAVRNRRAGYEDPHPRVRAAACTTLGQMATDFAPNFQKKFHETVIAALLRTMENQGNQRVQSHAASALIIFIEDCPKSLLVLYLDSMVRNLHSILVIKLQELIRNGTKLALEQLVTTIASVADTIEEKFVPYYDIFMPSLKHTVELAVQKELKLLKGKTIECISHVGLAVGKEKFMQDASNVMQLLLKTQSDLNNMEDDDPQTSYMVSAWARMCKILGSDFQQYLPLVIEPLIKTASAKPDVALLDTQDVENMSDDDGWQFVNLGDQQSFGIKTSGLEAKATACQMLVYYAKELREGFVDYTEQVVKLMVPLLKFYFHDNVRVAAAESLPFLLECARIRGPEYLAQMWQFICDPLIKAIGTEPDTDVLSEIMNSFAKSIEVMGDGCLNDEHLEELGEILKAKLEGHFKNQELRQVKRQEENYDQQVEMSLQDEDECDVYILTKVSDILHSLFSTYKEKILPWFEQLLPLIVNLICSNRPWPDRQWGLCIFDDIIEHCSPTSFKYVEYFRWPMLLNMRDNNPEVRQAAAYGLGVMAQFGGDDYRSLCSEAVPLLVKVIKCANSKTKKNVIATENCISAVGKILRFKPNCVNVDEVLPHWLSWLPLHEDKEEAIQTLSFLCDLIESNHPIVLGPNNSNLPKIISIIAEGKINETINYEDPCAKRLANVVRQVQTSEELWLECISHLDDEQQEALQELLNFA